In Akkermansia muciniphila, the DNA window CCGGAGGAGGAAGAACTGCGCCGGGAATTGGCGCGGGAACTCTTCGGCGGCATGGGGGAGAACTGCTATCTGGAACCTCCGCTGCGGTGTGACTATGGAACGAATATCCGGCTGGGGGACCGCGTGTATGCCAACTTCAACCTGGTGGTGCTGGACTGCGCCGCCGTCACGATCGGCAATGACGTGCTGATAGGGCCCAATGTGGGGATTTACACCGCCACGCACCCCGTGGACCCGGGATTGAGGCGTTGCGGCCTGGAATTTGCGCTTCCCGTCACCATTGAGGACGGGGTATGGATAGGCGGCCATACGGTGATTGGCCCGGGCGTGCGCATCGGGCGCAATTCCGTGATAGGCGCGGGGAGCGTGGTGACGAAGGACATTCCCGCCAACGTGGTGGCCGTGGGAAACCCCTGCCGCGTGATGCGGCCCATTACGGAAAAGGACCGCGAGGCCTGGGGTGCGGTGGAAAATGGTGGGGAGACCGCTACTGCAGGAACGGAGGCAAATTCTCCTGCATGATGAAATTTGAATTGCTTTTGGGGACGGATGGTGCATAGTTGACGCCCTCACAGTGTCGATTAGCCGCTGCCACGAGCTAAATACATTCAAAGAAAACACTTATGAGTAACGAAATCAATTTGCAGGAATTCAAGATGCATGAAAAGGATTCCGGTAGCTCCAGCTACCAGATCGCCCACCTGACCCAGCGCATCGCCCACCTGACCGACCACCTGAGCACGAACAAGCATGATGTTTCTTCCCGCCGCGGGTTGTTGAAAATGGTGGCTCTGCGCCGCAAGCTTCTTGATTACGTCAAGCGTGAAGATCTGGCCCAGTATCAGAGCCTGATCCAGCGTCTTGGCCTTCGCCGCTAAACGGCGGAGCATATTCCCGTTTGATTCGGCCGTTGCGGTTTTCCGCAGCGGTCGTTTTTTGTGCCGTGGGGTGATGGCGTCTTCCTGTATTTTTGTTCCGGAAGAGGCCTTGACCTTTAAAAAAATGTCTGTTAGCCTGACAGACATCTATGGAACAAATGACACGGGTCCAGCAGAACACGCTGAGAAAAATCGTGGAGGCGGCCATTGAACTGATGAGTGAAAAAGGGTTCCACCGCGTCAGCGTTCAGGAAGTGGGGAAAAAGGCGGGGATTTGTGAAAAGACCGTCTTCCGCTACTTTGCCACC includes these proteins:
- a CDS encoding sugar O-acetyltransferase, whose product is MASKDWNNMLAGRLYNAQDSELTAGRLRARKLVFRYNQSAPEEEELRRELARELFGGMGENCYLEPPLRCDYGTNIRLGDRVYANFNLVVLDCAAVTIGNDVLIGPNVGIYTATHPVDPGLRRCGLEFALPVTIEDGVWIGGHTVIGPGVRIGRNSVIGAGSVVTKDIPANVVAVGNPCRVMRPITEKDREAWGAVENGGETATAGTEANSPA
- the rpsO gene encoding 30S ribosomal protein S15, coding for MSNEINLQEFKMHEKDSGSSSYQIAHLTQRIAHLTDHLSTNKHDVSSRRGLLKMVALRRKLLDYVKREDLAQYQSLIQRLGLRR